TAGGCTGGCCTGCGGTGCGGGGCCTAGCCCTCCTGCTCCTTTTGGCCGTGCCCCCTCTCCTCTTCCTGGGAAGGGCGCTCAACGCCCTGCAGCTCGGGGAGGAAACCGCAAGGAGCCTGGGGCTTCCCCTGGAGGCCCTGAAGCTCCTTCTCCTCCTCTCTGCAAGCCTCCTCACTGCGGCCGCCGTGGCCCAGGCGGGAATTATCGGCTTCGTGGGCCTGGTGACCCCTCATGCCCTGAGGCGGCTTCTGGGGGAGGACTACCGCCTGCTCCTGCCCGCAAGCGCCCTTGGCGGGGCGGTCCTCCTCGCCCTGGCCGACCTCCTCGCCCGCACCCTTGCCCGTCCGGCCGAGCTTCCCGTGGGGGTGGTGACCACCCTCCTCGGGGGGCCCTTCTTCCTCTACCTCATGTGGAGGCGCCGTGGGTGGGCTTGAGGCTAGGGGGATCGTGGGGCCTTTTGCCCTGAAGGGGGTGGACCTCGCCCTGGACCCGGGGGAGTGGCTCGCCCTCCTGGGCCCCAACGGCTCGGGGAAGACCACCCTCCTAAGGGTGATGGCGGGGCTTCTCCGCCCTCGAGGGGGGGAGGTGTTCCTGGAGGGGAGGCCTCTCCGCGCCTACGGGCCCTACGAACGGGGGCGGCGCCTCGCCTACCTGCCCCAGGGCGGCCCCTACCCCGAGGGGCTTCTGGTGGAGGAGGTGGTGCGCCTGGGGAGGCTTCCCCACCTCGGGCTTTGGGGGCGGGAGGGGAAGGAGGATCGGGAGGCGGTGGACTGGGCCCTCGAGGTCAGCGGGGCCGCCGCCTTCCGGGGCCGGCCTCTCGGTACCCTCTCCGGCGGGGAAAGGCAGCGGGTCCTCCTGGCCCGGGCCCTGGCGGCGAGGCCCAAGTACCTCCTCCTGGACGAGCCCACCACCTTCTTGGACCTGGAGCACCAGGGGGGGGTGGTGGCCCTCCTCAGGCGCCTGGCGAGGATGGGGGTGGGGGTGCTCTCCGTTCTCCACGACCCCAACCAGGCGGCCCTCGCCCACCGGGTGGCCGTCCTTAGGGGGGGCCAGCTCGTGGCCCAGGGAAGGCCCGAGGAGGTGTTGCGGGAGGGGCTCCTGGCCGCCCTCTACGGCCCCGGGGTCCGGGTGGCCCACCTTTCGGGGAGGCCCCATGTCTACCTGGACGGATAGGGCGAGGCTCTTTGTGAAGGGCAAGGCCTTCCTCCTGGACCTGGGGGAGGAGGTGGCCTTCTACACGGAAGGAGGCCCGAGGAGGGCCCGGTACCTCCTGGTGGGCAGGCTCTCCCCGCCGGAGCGCTTCCGGCTCGGCCTGCCCCCTGCGGGGGTGCTCCACTACCCCCTAGGGGTAGATCCCCTGGACTTCGCCTGGGAGGGGGGAACCCTGGCCTTTCCGGGCCTCCGGGTGTACCTCGAGGGGCCGCCGGAATTCGTGGAAACCCCCTACTACGCCTGGGTGGTCCGGGGCGGCTAACTACCGGGGCCCGCATGGGGTGTCGCCCTTGACACCGGGCGGGGGCACCGGGTAGGGTGGGCCTACCGACCGTCCGGTCGCTAGGGGGTGCGGGATGCGGCTCAAGGACAAGGCGGTGCTGATCACAGGGGCGGCCCACGGCATCGGCCGGGCCACGCTGGAGCTCTTCGCCAGGGAAGGGGCGAGGCTTGTGGCCTGCGACCTGGAGGAGGGCCCCCTAAGGGAGGCGGCGGAGGCGGTGGGGGCCTTTCCGGTGGTTATGGACGTAGCGGACCCCGCTTCCGTAGAGCGGGGTTTTGCCGAGGCCCTGGCCCACCTGGGCCGCCTGGACGGGGTGGTCCATTACGCCGGGATCACCCGGGACCACTTCCATTGGAAGATGCCCCTGGAGGACTGGGAGCTCGTGCTCAAGGTGAACCTCACAGGGAGCTTCCTGGTGGCCAAGGCGGCCTCCGAGGCCATGCGGGAGAGAAACCCGGGGAGCCTGGTCCTCACCGCGAGCCGGGTCTACCTGGGGAACCTGGGGCAGGCGAACTACGCCGCCTCCAAGGCGGGGGTGGTGGGGCTCACCCGGACCCTGGCCTTGGAGCTTGGGCGGTGGGGGATCCGGGTGAACGCCCTGGCCCCGGGGTTCATTGAGACGCGGATGACGGCCCAGGTGCCGGAGAAGGTGCGGGAGAAGGCCATCGCTGCCACGCCCTTGGGCCGGGTGGGGAAGCCTTTGGAGGTAGCCTACGCCGCCCTCTTCCTTGTCTCCGACGAGTCCAGCTTCATCACCGGCCAGGTCCTCTTCGTGGACGGGGGGCGGACGGTCGGGGCGGCCCCCGCCTGAGATCACCCCATGCGGGCTTGCGCCCGCATGGGGGCCCCGGTGGCGGGAGGGTGTAGGCTTAGGGCATGCGGGTTCTCGGCTGGTTTCTCCTCCTTGTGGGGCTCGTCCTCGCCTGGTTCCTCCTGAGCCCCTTCGTGGCCCTGGCCCTCGCCCTCTTGGGGGCCGCCCTCGGCCTTTTGGGCTTGGCTTTTGCCCTTGGGGCTTCTTCTCCTCGCCCTCTGGCTCCTCCTGAGCCCGAGGAGGCCCGTTCCTGAGGGGTGGTGAATGGACTTCCGGAGGCTTGACGCCTACTTCCGGCGCATGGTGGAGGAGGGCCTCCTCCCTGGGGCCCTGGTCCTCGTGGCCCGGGGAGGGGAGGTGGCCTTCCTGGGGGTCTACGGGTACCTGGACCCGGGGCGGGGGCTTCCCATGCGGGAGGACGCCTTCTTCCGCCTCTACTCCATGACCAAGCCCTGGGTTTCCGCCCTGGCCCTCACCTTCGTGGAGGAGGGCACCCTCTCCCTGCGGGATCCCCTAGAGAAGTACCTGCCGGGCTTCGCCGCCCTGAAGGTAGGCCGGGAGGTAGGGGAGGAGGTGGTCCTCGAGCCCCTGAGGCGGCCCGTCCTGGTCTACGACCTCCTCCGCCACACCGCGGGCTTCACCTACGGGGTCTTCTTCCGCTCCCCGGTGAAGCGCCTCTACCTCGAGGCCGGGGTGGACCGGTTTGACCTCTCCCGGGAGGCCTTCTTAAGCCGCCTCGCCGCCCTTCCCCTTCGCTTCCAGCCCGGCGAGGCCTTTGAGTACGGGCTTTCCACGGACGTCCTGGGCCACCTCCTTGAGGCCCTGGCGGGGAAAGGGCTGGCGGAGCTCTTGGAGGAGCGGGTCTTCCGCCCCTTGGGGATGAAGGATTCCGGGTTCGTGGCCCAAGACCCCACCCGCCTGGCCCAGCCCTTCCCCCAGGACCCCGAGACCGGCCGGAGGATCGTCCTCCTTCCCGTGGAGGCCCCGCCTCCCCGCTACGCCGGGGGGATGGGGGGGGTGGGGACGGCCTGGGACTACCTTCGCTTTCTGGAGGCCTTAAGGACGGGGAAGGGCCTCCTCCACCCCTCTCTGGCCCGCCTCATGACCCAAGACCACCTGGGCCCCCTCTACCCGGAGGGGCTCAGGCGAGGCCTGGAGTACCTGCCGGGGCCGGGGTACGGGTTTGGCCTGGGGGTAGCGGTGCGCCTCGCAGGGGGGATGGCTCCCGGCCACCCGGGGGAGTTCTACTGGGCGGGGTTCGGGGGCACCTACTTCTTTGTGGACCCCGCGGCCGGCCTCACCGCCCTCCTCTTGGCCCAGGCCCCAAACCTCCTCGCCGTCCTCGAGCCCGAGCGGGCCCTTCACTCCGTTTACGGGGACCGCATGGGGCTTACCTTCAAGACCCTGGTGTACGGGGCCCTCTAGCCCTCCACGTGGACGAAGGGCCTGCGGTCCCGGTCGGGCTCGGCCCGGCGCAGGACCTCGTGGGTTAGGGTCGGGATGTCCCCCGTGCCGAAGAGGAGGAACTCCGCCGCAGCCTGGAGAGGCGGGTCTTCGGACCACTCAAAGTAGATGTGGGGGCGCTTGCCCGTGCGGTCCCTCACGTGGAGGAGGAAGGCGGCCAGGGTGTTGGGCACGGCGGTCCCCAGGATGCGGAAGACCCGGTGGTCGGGGTGGTTTATGCCCCAGACCTTGGCCTGGGTCTTGAACTCCGAGGGGTCGGTCACGTAAATCTCCACGAAGTATACGGGCTCCCGGGAGGGCAGGCGGGCGGCTTCCCGGATCCGCCGCTCCTTCTCCCCGTAGCCCGGACGGGGCCGGGGCCTGTGGGCCACCAGGTGGATGGGGGCCTCCTGGGTGCGCAGGCTCTCCAAGAGCTTTTCCGCCGTCTCGTCCAGGAGGAAGGCTTCCACCCGGAGCTCAAAGGAGCGCAGGGCCCTCGAGGTGAGGGAGATGAGGAGGGTGGCGGCGATGAAGAAGGCAGCGATCTTGACCCCGTCGGGCCTCTCCAGGACGTTGGCCACCAGGACGTAGAGGAAAAGGGGGAGGAGAAGGGTGTAGAAGCTTCCCCGCGGCTTTCCCTCCCGCTGGGCCAGGAGGCTTGCCGCCAGGGCGGCCGAGGTCATCACCACCAGGACCCCGGTGGCGTAGGCCGCGGCCTGGGCCTCCACGCTGGCCCGGAAGAGGAGGGTGACGGCGAAGGCCACGCCGGTGAAGAAGAGGACCAGGACCCGCCGGTTTCGGGCCCACTCCGGGGCCATGCCGAAGCGGGGCAGGTAGCGGGGCACGATGGTGAGGAGGCCCGCCATGGCGCTGGAGCCGGCGAACCAGAGGATGGCGATGGAGAAGAGGTCGTAAAGGGAGCCGAACCCCTCGCCCAGGTAGTGGTGGGCCAGGTAGCTGATGGCCCGGCCCGAGACCTCTTCGCTCCTCCACAGCGACTCCGGGATAAGGAGCGTGGTGGCCGTCCCTGCCCCCACCAGGAAGACGCCCATGATCAAGGCGGCGGCGAGGAGGAGCTTGTGGGTTTCCCGGATGCGCCCCAGGGGCTTCTCGGGGTCGTCGTCCTTCCGGCCCCGGATGAGGGGCATGACCGCAACCCCGGTCTCATAGCCGGAAAGGCCCAGGGCCAGCTTGGGGAAGGCGAGGAGGGTGGCGAAGAGGAGGGCCTCCGGGGAGGGGTGGGTTTGCCAGAGCTTCTGCCACCACCCCTCCAGGTGCGCGGCGCTCAGGTGGGGGAGGGCGGCGGCCAGGGTGAGGGCGTTGAGGGCCAGGTACCCCAGGGTGAGGGGCACGGCCAGCCCGATGGCCTCGCGGAAGCCCAGGTAGAAGACGAAGCCCAGGAGGGCGATCAGGAGGAGGGTGAGGCCCATCTGCTGCCCCTGAAGCCAGGGGGGGGCCAAGGGGTTGGCGATGAGGTGGACGGCGGCGTCGGCGGCCGAAAGGGTGATGGTGACGATGAAGTCCGTGGCCATGAAGCCCAGGACCACCAGGACCACCACCTTCCCCCGCCACCCCGGGAGGAGGTGGCTTAGGAGCCCTACCGAACCCTCTCCGTGGGGGCTTTCCTCCGCCACCCGGCGGTACACGGGGTAGACGGCGACGAGGGCGAAGAGAAAAAGGGCCAGGTTGGCCAGGGGGGAGAGGACCCCGGCGGCCAGGAGGGCGATTCCAGGCTGGTAGCCTAAGGAGGAGAAGAGGTCTACCCCCGTGAGACAGAGGACCTTCCACCAAGGGTAGCGTCCCTCCTCCTTCTCAGGCTGGCCTTCCAAAGCCCTATCCAGGGCGGGCTCGCGCTTTGCCATAAGGCCTCCTAAGGGGTTACCCCCACGGCCTGGGCCAAGGCCATGGGCAGGAGGAAGACCTCCCCCTCCACCTCCACCCTGACCCCCTCTGCGCCCCGCTCCAGGACCTTAAGCCGCGTTCCCGGACGGAGGTGGAGGTGGGCGAGGAGGTTGAGGGTGCCCGGGTCCTGGGCCAGGGCCCGCACCACCTGGGTCTCCCCCAAGGGGGCTTCCCCGAGGGGAATGGCGGGCCGCTCCGGCAGGGTGAGCTCGGGGGTGGGGATGGGGTCGCCGTGGGGGTCAAAGGGAGGGTGGCCCAAGGCCTGGGCAATCCTGCGCTCCAGGGCCTCGGAGATCACGTGCTCCAGCCTTTCCGCCTCCTGGTGCACCTCCTCCCAACCATACCCCAGGCTTTCGTGGAGGTAGGTCTCCAGAAGGCGGTGGTGGCGCAGGACCTCCAGGGCCACCTTCCGCCCTGCCTCGGTGAGGCGGGCTCCCCGGTAGGGGCTATGCTCCACGAGACCGAGGACCGCGAGCTTTTTCAGCATTTCCGTCACCGAGGGGGGCTTGACCGATAGGCGCTCCGCCAGGGCCTGGGTAGGGACCGGACCCCCGAGGGCTTCCTCCAAAAGAAAAAGGTGCTTTAGATAGTCCTCCTGGGCCTCGGAAAGGGGTGGGCGGGACATCGCCCTAAGGGTAGCATGAGGCCATGGACCTCATCCACTACCCCTACCCGTCCCGCCGCCACGTGGTGCTGGGGAGGCGGGGGGCGGTGGCCACGAGCCAGCCCCTGGCGGCTCTGGCGGGGATGGAGATGCTCCTCAAGGGGGGAAGCGCGGTGGACGCCGCTATCGCCATGGCCGCCTGCCTCACGGTGGTGGAGCCCACGGCCAACGGGCTGGGCGGCGACCTCTTCGCCCTGGTGTGGGACGGGGCCCTCCACGGCCTGAACGCTTCCGGGAAAAGCCCCGTGGCCCTCACCCCTGAGCGCCTTCCTGAGGGCAGGATGCCGGAGAGGGGGTGGCTGCCCGTCACCGTGCCGGGGGCGGTCTCGGGGTGGCGGGCCCTGCACGAGAGGTGGGGGAGGCTTCCCTTCGCCGAGGTCTTAGCCCCCGCCATCCGCTATGCGGAGGAGGGCTTCCCGGTGGGGCCGGAGACGGCCCGGGGCTGGCGGCGGGCGGAGGGGATTTACCTTTCCCTGGAGGGGCCGGAGTTTGCCGCCTTCAAGGAGGTTTTCTTCCCTGGGGGAAGGGCGCCCCGGGCGGGGGAGGTGTGGCGGAGCCCCTTCCACGCCAGGACCCTAAAGGAGATCGCCGAGAGCTACGGGGAGAGCCTCTACCGGGGCAGGCTGGCGGAGGCCCTCGCCCGCTTCAGCGCCGAGACGGGGGGTCTGCTTGCCCTGGAGGACCTCAGGGCCCACACCCCCGAGTGGGTGGCCCCCCTTTCCACCACCTATAGGGGCCTTACCGTGTGGGAGCTTCCCCCAAACGGCCAGGGGGTGGCGGTCCTCCTGGCCCTGAACCTCCTCGAGGGGTTTGACCTGAGGCCGGAGGATCCTTGGAGCTACCACGTGCAGATTGAGGCCATGCGCCTGGCCCTGGCGGACACGTACCGCTTTGTGGCCGACCCGCGGCACATGGAGCTATCTCCTGAGGCCTTTCTTTCGCTGGCCTACGCAGCGGAGCGGAGGAGGCTCATTGGGGAGCGGGCGCTTCCCCGGGTCCTCCCTGGGCTAAAGCCGGAGGGGACGGTTTACTTGGCGGCGGCGGACGGGGAGGTGATGGTCTCCCTGATCCAGTCCAACTACCAGGGGTTTGGCTCGGGGGTCCTGGTGCCGGGGACGGGGATTGCGTTGCAGAACCGGGGCCTGGGCTTCAGCCTGGAGGAGGGGCACCCCAACCGGGTGGGGCCGGGGAAAAGGCCCTTCCACACCATCATTCCTGGGTTCCTTACCCGGGAGGGGAGGCCGCTTGGGGCCTTTGGGGTCATGGGGGGGTTCATGCAGCCGCAGGGGCACGTGCAGGTGGTGGTGGGCCTGGCGGACTTCGGCCTGAACCCGCAGGCGGCCCTGGACCGGCCCAGGTGGCAGGTCCTTCCTGGGGACGAGGTGCTTCTTGAGCCCGGCATCCCCCAGGCCACGGCCCTTTTCCTTCGGGACCTGGGGCACCGGGTGCGCTACGAGCCGGACTACGCCGCCTTCGGC
The sequence above is drawn from the Thermus islandicus DSM 21543 genome and encodes:
- a CDS encoding ABC transporter ATP-binding protein yields the protein MGGLEARGIVGPFALKGVDLALDPGEWLALLGPNGSGKTTLLRVMAGLLRPRGGEVFLEGRPLRAYGPYERGRRLAYLPQGGPYPEGLLVEEVVRLGRLPHLGLWGREGKEDREAVDWALEVSGAAAFRGRPLGTLSGGERQRVLLARALAARPKYLLLDEPTTFLDLEHQGGVVALLRRLARMGVGVLSVLHDPNQAALAHRVAVLRGGQLVAQGRPEEVLREGLLAALYGPGVRVAHLSGRPHVYLDG
- a CDS encoding SDR family oxidoreductase — encoded protein: MRLKDKAVLITGAAHGIGRATLELFAREGARLVACDLEEGPLREAAEAVGAFPVVMDVADPASVERGFAEALAHLGRLDGVVHYAGITRDHFHWKMPLEDWELVLKVNLTGSFLVAKAASEAMRERNPGSLVLTASRVYLGNLGQANYAASKAGVVGLTRTLALELGRWGIRVNALAPGFIETRMTAQVPEKVREKAIAATPLGRVGKPLEVAYAALFLVSDESSFITGQVLFVDGGRTVGAAPA
- a CDS encoding serine hydrolase domain-containing protein, giving the protein MDFRRLDAYFRRMVEEGLLPGALVLVARGGEVAFLGVYGYLDPGRGLPMREDAFFRLYSMTKPWVSALALTFVEEGTLSLRDPLEKYLPGFAALKVGREVGEEVVLEPLRRPVLVYDLLRHTAGFTYGVFFRSPVKRLYLEAGVDRFDLSREAFLSRLAALPLRFQPGEAFEYGLSTDVLGHLLEALAGKGLAELLEERVFRPLGMKDSGFVAQDPTRLAQPFPQDPETGRRIVLLPVEAPPPRYAGGMGGVGTAWDYLRFLEALRTGKGLLHPSLARLMTQDHLGPLYPEGLRRGLEYLPGPGYGFGLGVAVRLAGGMAPGHPGEFYWAGFGGTYFFVDPAAGLTALLLAQAPNLLAVLEPERALHSVYGDRMGLTFKTLVYGAL
- the mntR gene encoding manganese-dependent transcriptional regulator MntR, which gives rise to MSRPPLSEAQEDYLKHLFLLEEALGGPVPTQALAERLSVKPPSVTEMLKKLAVLGLVEHSPYRGARLTEAGRKVALEVLRHHRLLETYLHESLGYGWEEVHQEAERLEHVISEALERRIAQALGHPPFDPHGDPIPTPELTLPERPAIPLGEAPLGETQVVRALAQDPGTLNLLAHLHLRPGTRLKVLERGAEGVRVEVEGEVFLLPMALAQAVGVTP
- a CDS encoding gamma-glutamyltransferase family protein, with amino-acid sequence MDLIHYPYPSRRHVVLGRRGAVATSQPLAALAGMEMLLKGGSAVDAAIAMAACLTVVEPTANGLGGDLFALVWDGALHGLNASGKSPVALTPERLPEGRMPERGWLPVTVPGAVSGWRALHERWGRLPFAEVLAPAIRYAEEGFPVGPETARGWRRAEGIYLSLEGPEFAAFKEVFFPGGRAPRAGEVWRSPFHARTLKEIAESYGESLYRGRLAEALARFSAETGGLLALEDLRAHTPEWVAPLSTTYRGLTVWELPPNGQGVAVLLALNLLEGFDLRPEDPWSYHVQIEAMRLALADTYRFVADPRHMELSPEAFLSLAYAAERRRLIGERALPRVLPGLKPEGTVYLAAADGEVMVSLIQSNYQGFGSGVLVPGTGIALQNRGLGFSLEEGHPNRVGPGKRPFHTIIPGFLTREGRPLGAFGVMGGFMQPQGHVQVVVGLADFGLNPQAALDRPRWQVLPGDEVLLEPGIPQATALFLRDLGHRVRYEPDYAAFGRGQAVLRLEEALCAASDPRAEGLALAS